Proteins from one Podarcis raffonei isolate rPodRaf1 chromosome 1, rPodRaf1.pri, whole genome shotgun sequence genomic window:
- the CHST1 gene encoding carbohydrate sulfotransferase 1, which yields MQCSWKAVLLLALASIAIQYTAIRTFTTKSFHSCPVPPNPMNCSLNQEIESADRLCDENPTVAYNTSKKTHVLILATTRSGSSFVGQLFNQHFDVFYLFEPLYHVQYTLIPKLTQTKGSTDRRIMLGAGRDLLRSLYDCDLYFLENYIKPQPVNHTTDRLFRRGASKALCSPPVCETLAASADIPLEEGDCVKKCGTLNLTLATESCKDHGHVAIKTVRVPEVNDLRALVEDPRLNLKIIQLVRDPRGILASRSETFRDTYRLWRIWDGTGRKPYNLDVTQLTTVCEDFLNSVSTGLNRPPWLKGKYMLVRYEDLARNPLKKTEEMYEFLGIPMDSNVERWIQNNTRGDRSAAKHKYGTVRNSAATAEKWRFRLSFEIVAFTQNACQQVLVQLGYKLVSSEEELKNLSISLVEERDFLPFW from the coding sequence ATGCAATGTTCCTGGAAGGCTGTCCTCCTACTTGCTTTGGCCTCCATTGCTATCCAGTACACAGCCATCCGCACCTTCACGACCAAGTCCTTCCACAGCTGCCCTGTGCCTCCCAACCCAATGAACTGTAGCCTGAACCAGGAGATTGAATCGGCCGACCGGCTGTGTGATGAAAACCCCACCGTCGCTTACAACACCTCCAAGAAGACACATGTTCTGATCTTGGCCACCACCAGAAGCGGATCCTCTTTCGTCGGGCAGCTCTTCAACCAGCACTTTGATGTCTTCTATTTGTTTGAGCCCCTTTACCACGTCCAGTACACCTTGATCCCGAAGCTGACGCAGACGAAGGGCTCCACGGACCGGCGGATCATGCTGGGTGCTGGCCGAGATTTGCTGAGAAGCCTCTACGACTGTGACCTTTACTTCCTGGAAAATTACATAAAGCCCCAGCCCGTGAACCACACGACAGACAGGCTCTTCCGGAGGGGGGCTAGCAAAGCTCTGTGCTCCCCACCAGTTTGTGAGACGTTGGCGGCATCCGCCGACATACCTCTGGAAGAAGGcgactgtgtgaagaagtgtggCACTTTGAACCTGACCCTGGCCACCGAATCATGTAAGGATCACGGGCATGTTGCTATCAAAACAGTGCGGGTGCCAGAGGTCAATGACCTCCGAGCCTTGGTGGAGGACCCCAGGCTCAATTTGAAAATCATACAATTGGTGAGGGACCCCAGGGGCATCCTGGCTTCCAGGAGTGAGACATTCCGAGACACTTACAGACTTTGGCGGATCTGGGATGGCACAGGCAGGAAGCCCTACAACTTGGACGTGACCCAGCTCACCACCGTCTGTGAGGACTTTTTGAACTCTGTTTCCACCGGGCTGAACCGGCCGCCTTGGCTCAAGGGAAAATACATGCTGGTGAGGTATGAAGACCTGGCCAGGAATCCCTTAAAAAAGACTGAGGAGATGTATGAATTCCTTGGCATTCCCATGGACAGCAACGTGGAACGATGGATACAGAACAACACAAGGGGAGATCGGTCCGCGGCGAAACACAAGTACGGGACTGTCCGGAACTCGGCGGCGACTGCAGAGAAGTGGCGGTTCCGCCTCTCGTTCGAAATTGTGGCGTTCACGCAGAACGCGTGCCAGCAAGTGCTGGTACAACTGGGCTACAAACTGGTGTCCTCCGAGGAGGAATTGAAGAACCTCTCCATCAGCCTGGTGGAGGAGAGGGACTTCCTGCCCTTCTGGTAA